The Sciurus carolinensis chromosome 5, mSciCar1.2, whole genome shotgun sequence genome segment AGATACTCCCTGCAAAAGACAGATATCTGCCTGCTATTATGGCTAAAAACAGTTAGATGAATGTTGCTGTTTCCCAGTGAAGATGGTACTTCAAAAGCGAAGTCTACCCTCCACTACCAGCAAAGAGAGACGGCCTATAGGCATTTCATATCTTGCTTTCATGTCTCATGAGGACACCTAAGCATCTACTTAACTGGTTGCCTTGTTCacatcctattttgtatttattctttttttaaattttttattgtaaacaaatgggatacatgttgtttctgtttatacatggagtaacagcataccatttgtgtaatcgtacatcacatagggtaatgaggtttgattcattctgctattttttctcttccccccacccccacccctcttttccatctatacagtccctccttcctccattcttgcccccctcccacctcccattatgtgtcatcatccgcttatcagtgagatcattcgtcttttggatttttgagattggcttatctcactaagcatgatattctccaacttcatccatttgcctgcaaatgccatattttattattctttatagctgagtaatattccattgtatatatataccacagtttctttatccattcatcaattgaaggacatctaggttggttccacaatctggctattgtgaattgagcagctatgaacattgatgtggctgtatctctgtatatgctgattttaagtcctttgggtataggccgagaagtgggatagctgggtcagatggtgggtccattccaagttttctaaggaatcgccacactgctttccagagtggctgcactaatttgcagccccaccagcaatgtatgagtgtacctttctccccacatcctcttcaacacctattgttgcttgtattcttgataatcgccattctaattggggtgagatggaatcttagggtagtttcgatttgcatttctcttattactaaagatggtgaacattttttcatatgtttgttgattgcttgtagatcttcttctgtgaagtgtctgttcatatccttagcccatttgtcaattgggttatttgtattcttcgtgtagaattttttgagttctttatatgttctggaaattagtgtgctatctgaagtatgagtggcaaagatattctcccactctgtaggctctctcttcgcattgctgatagtttcctttgcggagagaaagctatttagtttgaatctatcccagttattgattcttgcttttctttcttgtgctatgggagtcctgttaaggaagtctgatcctaagccaacaagttgaagatttggacctactttttcttctataagatgcagggtctctggtttgatttcaaggtccttgatccattgtgagttgatttttgggcagggtgagacataggggtttagtttcattgtgttgcatatggatttccagttttcccagcaccatttgttgaagaggctatcttttctccattgcatacttttggcgcctttgtctagtatgagaaaattgtatttatttgggtttgtgtccatgtcctctctattctgtaccattgatctacctgtctattttggtgccaataccatgccgttttttttactattgctttgtagtatagttgaagttctggtattgtgataccccctttttcattcttcctgctaaggattgctttagctattctgggtttcttattcttccagatgaatttcaccaTTGCTTGtcctatttctgtaagatacgtcattgggattttaattggaattgcattgaatctgtatagcacttttggtagtatggccattttgacaatataaattctgcctatccaagaacatgggagatctttccatcttctaaggtcttcctcattctctttcttcaatgttttgtagtgttcattgtagagatcttttacctctttggttagattgattctcaagtattttttttttgaggctattgcaaatggagttgttttcctcatttccctttcaactctttcattgcttgcgtataaaaatgctttagatttatgtgtgttgattttatagcctgctattttgctgaattcattgatgaggtctagaagttctctggaggaggtttttggatcctctaaatatagaatcatgtcatcagcaaatagtgacagcttaagttcctcttttcctattcgtatccctttaatttctttggtctgcctaattgctctggctagaatttcgaggaccgtgttgaatagaagtggtgaaagaggacatccctgtcttgttcccatttttaaagggaatggtttcagtttttctccattaagaatgatgttggccatggtcttagtataagtagcctttacaatgttcaggtatgttcctactatctctattttttctagtgttttgaggatgaaggggtgttgtattttgtcgaacgctttttctgcgtcgaAATAACcatttgattcttttccttaagtctattgacatgatggattacatttattgatttacggatgttaaaccatgcttgcattccagggatgaaccccacttggtcgtggtgcacaattttcttaatatgtttttggatacagtttgccaatattttgttaaggatctttgcatctatattcatcaaggatattggtttaaaattttctttccttgatgtgtctttgcctgatttgggtatgagggtgatattagcttcatagaatgagttttgtagggtgccctccttttctatttcctagaatactttgagaaatattggaatgagatcttccttgaaggtcttgtagagctcagctgagaatccatctggtcctgggcttttcttggatggtagatttttaatggcttcttctatttcatagctttatattgatctgtttaaattgtgtatgtcttcctggttcagtttggggggagcatatgtctctagaaatttgtcaatgtctcggtagtttctattttgttggaatacagattttcaaagtagcttctcattatgttctgtatctcagtggtgtctgtcgtgatatttcctttttcatcacaaattttagtaatttgagtcttctctctccttctctttgttagtgtggctaagggtttgtctattttgtttactttgtcaaagaaccaactttttgttttgtcaattttttgaattgtttcttttgtttcaatgtcattgatttcagctctgattttaattattccctgtcttctactacttttgcttttattctgttcttctttttctagggctttgagatgtaatgttaggtcatttagttgttgacttttcattcttttctggaatgtgctccatgcaatgaattttcctagtagtaccactttcatagtttcccagagattttgatatgttgtatcatctttCTCATTGACCTGTAAGAAATTTTTTACTCTcatccctgatgttttctgctattcatgcttcattcaatagcatattatttagtctccaggtgtttcaggtgttggagtaatttctgttttttattttgttattgattccTACTCTcggtccattatgatctgatagaacacaaggcagtatctcaatttttttgcatttcctaagggttgctttgtggcataacatatggtctatttttgagaaggttccatgtgctgctgagaagaaagtgaatctgctcgttgatggatggaatattctatatatgtctattaagtctaggttattgattgtgttattgagttctctggtttctttggttggtttttgtttggaggatctatctagtggtgacagcagtgtgttaaagtcacccagaattattgtgttgtggtctgatttctgaaattgagaaggatttgtttgatgtacagggatgcaccattgtttggggcataaatatttactatcattatgtcttcctgatttatggttcctttaagcagtatgaaatgtccttctttatcccttctgactaactttggcttgaagtccactttatctgatataaggatggaaaccccctcttttttactgagtccatgtgcatggtaagttttttcccatcctttcacctttactctgtggatgtctttttctatgagatgagtctcttgcaggcagcatattgttgggtctttctttttaatccattctgccagtctatgtcttttgattgatgagtttagaccattaacattcagggttattattgagatatgatttgtattcccagtcatttggcttatttttggtttttaagttgactcgGTTTCTCCTTTGTGTGgtatttctgtaaggtagttcctccctttgctgacctccatttttgtttttcatttcctcctcatggaatattttgttgagaacattctgtagtgcaggctttctatttgtaaattcttttaacttttgtttatcatggaaggattttatttcatcttcaaatctgaaggtaagttttgctgggtataggattcttggttggcaactatgttctttcagaacttgaaatatgttgttccaggcccgtctaacttttagagtctggattgagaagtctgctgctatccgtattggtctccccctatatgtaaactgatgcttttctctcacggccttcaaaatcctatctttattttgaatgttaggcattttcactataatgtgccttggtgtggatctgttgtgattttatgcatttggtgttctgtaagcctcttgtatttgattttccatttcattcttcaggtttgggaaattttctgatatcatttcattaaataggttgttcattcctttggtttgtatctctgtgccttcctcaatcccaataattcttatatttggtcttttcatgatgttccatagttcttggagattctgttcatgatttcttaccatcttctctgtttgggcaactttattttgaagattaaatattttgtcttcattgtctgaggttctgtctttcaagtgtcTTTCTTCCAAGTGTtccaggtactgtcacagtgaacttccaggcaacaggagGCTACCGGTGCTCCCCTGGTGGTTGGTGGTCAGTTTGCTGacctgtattcttttttaaaaatcttttttatttttacagatgcattttgattcattgtacacatacatatatagatacaacttttcatttctatggttgttcacaccattcatgtaatcatacccaaaggactgaaaatcagcatactacagtgatgcagccacatcaatgttcatagcagctcaattcaccatagctaggttgtagaatcaacctagatcccttcaattgaagaatggataaagaaactggtatatatatacacaatggaatattactcagtcataaagaagaataaaattatggcatttgctggtaaatgaatgaagttggaaaatatcatgctaagtgaaatagaccaagccacaaaaaccaaaggtcgaatgttttctctgataagtgcatgaaaatatataatgagAGGGGgtgatgggggaagagaagaacgaaggaactttggatggtgtagaggaaaatgggatgggaggggtggggtatggaaagatagtagaatgaaacagtattacccttgtatatgtatttattcttATATCACAGACAGCAGAGAGGCTTGAAATCAAACATATAAGGAGTCACTTGAGAGCTGACTTGGTTGGTATTGAGGTGCATGGAGAATCTGTGCTCTTCAGCCCTCTTGTGGTAGAACTTTCCAGTGGGCCTTCAATATTGTGTTCCTAGTATATTTTCAACCATCTATATTCAAAGGATATCCATGCAGATATTCTAAAGCTAATATAAAGGATATAGGATGATTAATACTGCTACCATTTTCAATGTGCATGTTACTATTTACAAAACTGACTTacaccaaaatataaaaacccttttaaattatgttaatGCAACAAAAGATTGCATTATATAGGTTTATGCTATAACCCCacaatgaaatttagaaaacaaatcaaatcatGTAAATCAGTAAAACTTTCTgatatgaataattaaaaatacaacatagCTATTTATAATGTATCACCcctaacataaaaattataactaGAATATTGAGACATACAGAAGGTTTCCAATCAACTGTTTCTAAACCTACCACATATCTCTTTTAAACTATAGAATATgaatcattaaaatgaaattgataacTACTAATGTATATGACATATAAACTAATTCTCTATGAGACAAAACTTATTAAAGTTTCATGTAAAGAGTCATTAGACCAAATCTCCGTATATTTCCATCTTTGAATTCACTGCGGAAATTAatttttcaacaacaacaacaacaacaaaatcagagAGGTGGGCAATGCTGTTAAGGCCTATCATGTCTGCAGTCTTAACAGAGggtaaaattcatagaaatacatacctttctccaaaatgaaaatttttcatcAGTGTAAGAAACAACGAGGAAAAAATATGTGTTAACTGATCAATAAATGATCactcttcaggaaaaaaatgtacactATTTGCTCTGACAGCACAGCACCATCATACATTCTGTGGTTGAACTGTACACTGTATTCATGGAGGAATGAGCACAGTATTAGTGCTGcttcttaaaaaatagaaaacatagagaTCAGTATGATATTTGTATATAGATAGAATGGTAAATGTTGATTCGGCCAAAAACtgttctatgtgtgtgtgtgtgtgtgtgtgtgtgtgtgtgtgagagagagagagagagagagagagagagagagagagagagagagagagggagagaaagagagagggagagagagagaagcactggagattgagcccaagggtcctccaccactgagctgcatgcccagtctgtttcattattattattgcttaatTCTAATATAAGACAGGGAGCTCCCTATTTTGCTATGACTGCCTTTCagattgtgatcctcctgcctctgcttccaagTCCTTTGGGATTAGAGGCAACATGCCAGGGCAAAATCTGCCTCTTAAAATACTGTAACAGGAcacatggaattgttttctttcttaattgcTTTAAGGAAAACTTCTATGATCCAGTTGTACTTCCAAGTAGGAGTCTCAATGTAGGCTAAGAGGCAAAGAggtaacagagaaaagaaaaggaaagaaagagaaaggaatagatttttaaaaatgtgcactgTTTCTCTTTAAAATACTTCCAAGCATCTGACGATTTCACAGTTGGGGTCCTATCAGAAAATAGTACACTATTAAAATGACACATGTGACATACATTTCTTAAAGATCCATTTCTGACCACCGAGGGGAAGAGCAGGAAAAAGATGCAGAGCAGCTCTGGGGCGCAGTCCTGGGAGAGATCGTGGAAGGAAGGTGTTAGGAGCCTCCATCCTGGCCAACCCAAGTATTTCCCACTCTTCATTTGTGCACAGTTCAATGTATAAATTTCAGCATCAAGAGAACCCAAAGCAAAGAACGAATGCATATGGGTACACTTTGCTTTTATGTAAACAGCATCTATAAGATGGCTTGTCACCTCCACTCCCCAAACCCATGTGCTCCCTTCTCTGTATCTTCAGCAGGGACCCTGAGGATGATGTGGGTGGTGAGGCAGCATGGCAGGTGATAAGGTACACAGTCCCTGCCGCAGGCAGGCCCACCCTACACCCTGACCCTCTGCTGCATTCCCTGCAAACAGAATGAAGGAGATGATCCTAGAACACTCTGGGTCTCCAGTGCTTCTCAGATGTGATTTCTTCACCAGTTGCCACCCTCCCTTTCCACACAAGTCAGGGAGAGATGTGGTCAAGTCAGGAAGAGATGTGGTCTGGCTGTTTCAAACTCAGTCATGTCTACACTGGTTCTAGGGCGAAATTACCATCCAACTGGGTTAAGGGGAGCAAGTCTCCAAGGCTCTAGGTCAAAGCAATTGAGTGCTCATCTACACTGGCTAGAGAAAGAAACCCTCTACACCAGCTAAGGCAACGGAGGCCCCATCTACAATGGCTCTAGGTGAGCAAATCTACCTACACTGAACAGGAGAGGGAGGCACAGGGGTCCAGGCCTGGGGAGGATGCCTGGTGGGCTCCAGCCTCCCCCCATTTATTTacatcagtcttttttttttttttttttaatctttggaacATCAACTTGACTATGCCATTTGAGAAAACAAGTTTATTAAGAAACATCTCTGCCCTCCCAGGAGCatgggagaaaggacagagaagagcagggcagggaagtaTCCCAGGGAAAACAGTCTCATCTGATGTCTCTCCCAGGCGGGGGCAGGAGAGACAGACACCCGATGTCCAGGTAGATCCAGATGTGCTCCTGACTGGACCCCAAGTGGATAAGCCCGAGCCAGTGAGCACACTcagtcctgcagctgtttgaGTCCATGTGACCAATGTCCACATAGTGGCAACAGCATCCATGGAGCAAAGTGTCCTCTGGCTGGCTGTGTGTTCGTTTGGTCCGTCTGAGGTCTGAATTAGATAGGAACCACCCGGTTTCCAAACTTAGCAGGTCTCTGGTCTCCCTGTGTCTCGGCCTCGTCTTCGCTAACACAGGAGGGTATGCAAGAGCACAGTCGGCGGAGGCAGGCGGCGATCCTCTGCCTCACCCGCTTCCAGCGCTTCCTGTGGCCCTGGGGATGTGCTGTGGTGGCATCTTGGGAGACGTGGCTGTCGGCTGATATGCAGGGTCCGGGTTTGTCACACACAGAGTCAGGCTGGGAGGCTAGGCTGGGAGTGGGGGTCTTGTCATGCAGGAAGCGGAGTCTAATGGCAGGCACGCTGGAGCTTCTCTCAACCTTCTGCCCTGACTCTTCGGCCTCCTCAGGTGGCTGAGGTTCACAGGGCAAGGGGAAGGTGTGTAGGGCAGGCTCACTCGCCCTCCTCTTTGGGAGGGCAGGGGACACGGAAGGATCCCTGGGGCACGGCTGAGGCACCACCCTGCGCCTCACAGGCTTCATGCAGCCTGTCCCCTGGCTTATCTGCTGCTGCACTAGGAGATACGCAGCCATGGCATCGTCAAACCTCCTCTTGGATAGAGACACCCAGGTAGTGTATGGGTCGAAGCCCATGTCAAAGAGGACCGTCAGTACTGTGGGGTctgagaggctggggaggggctcgTCATGGGAAGATGAGTTCTCCTCACCCTGACTCAGCCAGGGGTCCTCCAAGATGTCCCCTACCGAGAGCCTGCTTTCAGGGTCCTCTGCCAGGATTTTCATGACCAGTTCTTGTGCTTCAGCAGACACGTGCTGGGGAAATTCCAAGTCGGCATCGGAGATACTAAGCAGGCGGTTGCCTGTCAACACGAAATACAAAATGATACCCAGTTTCCAGACGTCCTCTGCGGGGCCCTCCAGAGGGTTCCAGGACTCGTTCTGCTGCTGCCCAGGCTTGACAACGGTGCTTAAGCCAAAGTCGATGAGTCGGATGTCTCCCCTGGCATCCAGCACAATGTTCTCGGGCTTCAGGTCTCCATGCACGATGCACATCTTGTGGCAGTAGCACACTGCACACGTGATCTGCCTAAATAGTCTCctggcctcctcttcctcctgcatgCCCCCATCCGGGATGAAGTCAAATAGTGATCCCCTGCCTCCATGCTCCATCACCAGGTAGACATGTTGGTCGGTTTCAATAACCTGAAAGAGCTGGATCACATTCGGGTGGTTCAGGGTCATCAATGCCCGTTTCTCAGAGCGGGCCAAACTCTTCCACATTCTCTTTTCCAGGACTTTCACCGCCACTTCTGCCCCAGTGAGCAGATGGCAGGCGAGAATCACCTGACCAAATGCCCCATGCCCAATGGCCCTCAAGACCTGGTAACGGTCTGTGAAGGCCTCCTCCTGCACCACTACACTAGTCTCTCTACTCTCCCTAGCCATCCTAAGCAGGAACACCCACTAAGGAagctagctaaaaaaaaaataacaaaccaaaacaacaaaccaaaagcaaaaaacaaaacaaaacaaaacaaaaaacccaaatcaaagaaCCAATCACCAAAGTCCAcagccaccaaccaccaaccgCCAACCACCAAACGCGCTAACTAtctgggagtccgacaggtcaccaccaagagcttcctgtacttatggACAAAGACCCAGCTGCAGCCACTCAGTTATATACCCAGTGTTGGACATTCCCTCACAATGGCtccttgtgaggtcagagcaagaaatgGCCCTGTCACATCTGTCATCACCCCCGCTGGCCATCTCCCTTTGAGCCTATAGAACATTTTCTACCTTCAcaataagaacaagaaaagacTCTAGAAGCTTTTCAATCCAATGGGTTATGGAA includes the following:
- the LOC124985569 gene encoding putative sperm motility kinase W, which translates into the protein MARESRETSVVVQEEAFTDRYQVLRAIGHGAFGQVILACHLLTGAEVAVKVLEKRMWKSLARSEKRALMTLNHPNVIQLFQVIETDQHVYLVMEHGGRGSLFDFIPDGGMQEEEEARRLFRQITCAVCYCHKMCIVHGDLKPENIVLDARGDIRLIDFGLSTVVKPGQQQNESWNPLEGPAEDVWKLGIILYFVLTGNRLLSISDADLEFPQHVSAEAQELVMKILAEDPESRLSVGDILEDPWLSQGEENSSSHDEPLPSLSDPTVLTVLFDMGFDPYTTWVSLSKRRFDDAMAAYLLVQQQISQGTGCMKPVRRRVVPQPCPRDPSVSPALPKRRASEPALHTFPLPCEPQPPEEAEESGQKVERSSSVPAIRLRFLHDKTPTPSLASQPDSVCDKPGPCISADSHVSQDATTAHPQGHRKRWKRVRQRIAACLRRLCSCIPSCVSEDEAETQGDQRPAKFGNRVVPI